The Chloroflexota bacterium DNA window GAGGCGGCGGCCAGGCGGTTTGAGGGGTTGGTTAGCAATCCGTTAGCAAAACCATCCGAGGGACAGGAGGGGTTATATCTGCTAGGGGCAGGGCTTGAATCTACCGAAAGAGCCACCACACCTCATTGACAGTAGGGCCAGATAGCTTCCATAATGGCCCCAAGAGGTGAACGCCTTGACTGAAAGCCAGAGCAGCACTGTCCTGGTCACCGGCGCTGCCGGATATATCGGCAGTGTGCTCTGTGAAGAGCTCATAGATAACGGCTACAGGGTTATCGCCCTGGACAACCTGGAGCAGGGCCACCCGCAGGCGGTAGCGCTTGGGGCAACTTTCATAGAGGGAGACCTGGCAGAGAGAGAAAGCCTTGAAAGGGTGTTTCGCACCCGCGCCCCAGACGCGGTGATGCATCTGGCGGCCTCCAGCGTGGTCAGCGAGTCGGTGGCCCAGCCTGCCCGATACTTCAAGAACAATGTGGTCAACAGCATAAACCTGCTGGACGCCATGCTGGCCCACGGGGTGAAGAAGATGGTCTTCTCCTCCTCGGCGGCGGTGTATGGGGAGCCGGTCTCCCTCCCCATCCGGGAGCAGGACCCGGAGCGTCCCACCAATCCCTACGGCGAGTCCAAGCTGATGTTTGAAAAGGCCCTCCAATGGTATAACCGGGCCTACGGGCTGAAGTTCATTTCCCTGCGCTACTTCAACGCCGCCGGGGCCAGCCGCCGCTCCGGGGAGGACCACCACCCTGAGACCCACCTCATCCCCAGCGTAATGAAGGTGGCGCTGAAACAGGAAGAGCACCTCTGTCTCTATGGCACTGACTATGATACTGAGGACGGCAGTTGTGTTCGGGACTACATCCATGTGGTGGACATCGCCCGCGCTCACATCCTGGCCCTGAGGGCCCTGGAAGGGGTGAGGGCCCGCATCTACAACCTGGGCAACGGCGAGGGCTACAGTGTCCTCCAGGTGGTGAAGGCGGCCAGGGAGGTTACCGGCGCCGAGGTCCCGGTCTTGCTCCAGCCCCGCCGCCCCGGCGACCCGGCCAGGCTGGTGGCCAGCCCGGAACTCATCCGCTCCGAGCTGGGCTGGCAGCCCCGATACCCTGCCCTGAAAGACATTATGGCCAGCGCCTGGGAGTGGCACCGGAAACACCCCTATGGCTA harbors:
- the galE gene encoding UDP-glucose 4-epimerase GalE → MTESQSSTVLVTGAAGYIGSVLCEELIDNGYRVIALDNLEQGHPQAVALGATFIEGDLAERESLERVFRTRAPDAVMHLAASSVVSESVAQPARYFKNNVVNSINLLDAMLAHGVKKMVFSSSAAVYGEPVSLPIREQDPERPTNPYGESKLMFEKALQWYNRAYGLKFISLRYFNAAGASRRSGEDHHPETHLIPSVMKVALKQEEHLCLYGTDYDTEDGSCVRDYIHVVDIARAHILALRALEGVRARIYNLGNGEGYSVLQVVKAAREVTGAEVPVLLQPRRPGDPARLVASPELIRSELGWQPRYPALKDIMASAWEWHRKHPYGYSKER